The sequence AGGCGTTTTCCTGCAAGATCCGCCAGATGAACCTAGATCCTCCAATTAAAAAGACCATGGCCAGCCAAAGAAGCACTGCCGCAGTATGGGGCATCCTAATATAGGAAAGGGTGTCCGCATTTGATAAACCATAGAAATAAACTGCCGCGACGGTTCCGCCGGTTCCAACGGATACTGCATAAACAATCGAGAGTAATTCCCCGGTACTTGCATACTGCCAGAGACGGTTATATAGCCCAAAGACATAGAAAACAGCCAGATATAAAATAGTTCCCCCGATGGCTGTGTGATAATAGGTCTGATAATAGTCCAGAGGTATGCCTTCATCAAAGCGCAAATAAAAACTGCCGAAAGCTGCCAAGTTGATTAACAAAGCATCAATCAGCATTAAAATCAACGTCCGTTTGCGGAATAACACGTAGCTCAACCCTTTCTCGATAAACCAACATTAAACTTTATCGTTCTAAAGTTTACTACAACTTACATGCTTTTACAACTAAAACAGAGGACAGTGAAGCAAGGACTTGATCATAGTTCACTACCTCTTTCCAACAAGTTGCAGTCTAATTCCAGAGTCATCTCTTCTTGTTCTGGGATCCTATTAAATAATAACTATAGGGAATAAAACTGATCAATCTTACACTAATATAACTTAGAATAAGTGTGACTGCAAAAACAATTATGTAAAAAGCCCAGTTATCAAAATCTATTTGATAGTTCCTGAGAAATTTTATAGCTGATTGATTGAAAAAGATATGGATTAAGTATATCCCAAAAGAATAATCTCCAATTTTATTAATGACTCTGGCAATGACACTTTTCTTTTTTTCCAAAAGGCTGCTTGAAACAGCGAAAAGCAGGAGAAATGTTATCGTTCTAAATGCCGGGTAGATCAGTTCCGGCCCCATAAAGAAGTATTCCGGTATTGTACTATAGGAATGCCCTGTCTTTAAGCCAATTATAATGAAAAAGCTGCATCCTAATGTTAAAGCCAGGGACATGGCAAATAAGATGGAAATCGGCAGGTTAAAGTTTTTTTTATAGGTCGAAAAATAGTCCTGCCAATAAAGCCCCAAACTAAAATAGAAAAGAAAGCCCATAAAGTTCAGCTTTGTCCCTGCCAAATAGGAAGAATGAATACCAACCATATAAGCAGTCTGGATAACTAAGAATATTACAACCAGCAATCCCGCTTTGTCTCTCTGCCTGAAAAAAGCATATAGTTTTACGATTAGAGGGTAGAGAAGGTATAATTGGATGATGATTGAAAAAAACCATAAGTGATAGGAGGCTTCCGCCTGCCAAATATTTTTAGCAATTAATTCAAGATTCTTGCCCCACGAGTTGTTATTCATAACAATCCAATTGTTAAAGGCTGTATATAAGACAGAAAACAAAAAGTACTGCGGAACAATTGAACGCATTCTTTTTCTGTAATAAACTCCTAACGAAAACTTACCATAATAGTTCTTGGCTAATACAAATCCCGATATCATCACAAACAAGGGCACGGCAAATTGAGAAAAGATATCTGTCCATAAATTCACTAATACCAGGGTATTAAACTCTTTGACTTCCGTAAAATAACCGGTTGTGTGAATGGCTATGACCGCCAAAACCCCAAACCCTCTTAAATAGCCGATTTCTTCGATCATACCCGGTTTGCCATGATTAGCTCTGCTATGAATCATTTAAAAT comes from Desulfosporosinus meridiei DSM 13257 and encodes:
- a CDS encoding acyltransferase encodes the protein MIHSRANHGKPGMIEEIGYLRGFGVLAVIAIHTTGYFTEVKEFNTLVLVNLWTDIFSQFAVPLFVMISGFVLAKNYYGKFSLGVYYRKRMRSIVPQYFLFSVLYTAFNNWIVMNNNSWGKNLELIAKNIWQAEASYHLWFFSIIIQLYLLYPLIVKLYAFFRQRDKAGLLVVIFLVIQTAYMVGIHSSYLAGTKLNFMGFLFYFSLGLYWQDYFSTYKKNFNLPISILFAMSLALTLGCSFFIIIGLKTGHSYSTIPEYFFMGPELIYPAFRTITFLLLFAVSSSLLEKKKSVIARVINKIGDYSFGIYLIHIFFNQSAIKFLRNYQIDFDNWAFYIIVFAVTLILSYISVRLISFIPYSYYLIGSQNKKR